A window of Macrotis lagotis isolate mMagLag1 chromosome 1, bilby.v1.9.chrom.fasta, whole genome shotgun sequence genomic DNA:
CATGAAGTACAGTGATGAGACTTCCATCTATTATGAATTCTTCGGTGGGAAATAAGAGACAATTATTGCCGGAAGGTTTTACCACACTGATTACTACATTGATAAGGCTTCTCTCTGGTGTGAACTGTCTGATGCAGAGCAAGATGGGAGGTGTTTGTGAAAGCCTTTCCACGCTGATGACATTCATAAAGTTTCTActcagtgtggattctctgatgcaGAGCAAGTTTGGAGTTgcatctgaaagtctttccacactgataacattcataaggtttctctcctgtgTGGATTTTCTGATGACTAACAAGGCTTGAGCTGTGTCTGAaactttccacattcattacattcataaggtttttctccagtgtggattcttttATGTTCAGCAAGGTTGGAGCTCTGTCTGAAgctctttccacactgattacattcataaggtttctctccagtgtgaattctctgatgttcagaAAGACTGTACTTTTGTCTGAAAGTTTTCCTGCAATGAGtacattcataaagtttcttTCCAGTGTGTCTTCTCTGatggaaaatgaaggatgagTTTTCACTAAAAGTTTTACCACATTGATGAAACTCAGGAGATTTCTCTCTAGTCTGAATTCTCTGATGGGAAATGAGGCATGCCTTACCACATTCATTACATCCATAGCATTTCTTTTCCTTGTGCATTTTCTGGTGGTCAATGAGCTTTGAATTACAATTGAAGGATTTTTCATCTTCATTACAGATATAAAGTTTTTCTCCAATATGTCTTTTCTGAGGTCTAATTAGATCTGAAGTCAAGCTGAAGGCCATCTCACATTGAAAAGTCTGCACTTCAGGAGGCTCTTCATGTGACTCAACAACCTCTACCAATTTAGTAGAGCATTCCCTGtatttattttcctgaaaatagTCATTCCCTGAAGTAATTTTCTTACAATGAATTAGGACTGAATATTGTTTGAAACAATTTCCAGCTTTATCAAAATCATagttattcttttgtttttttcctgtcttaTTATCAGAGTCACAGATTTCTCTCAAACTGAAGTCACAGTGACCATTTTTCATGAATCTTTGTTGTCCTGATTCTTCCAATGAAATGCTAAGCTTTGCAACAGCCTTCCTCTTTTCAAGCTTAGTCTCTCCATCTGAAGTAAACAaacaaagatagatagatagatagatagatagatagatagatagatagatgtatatacGTAGTGGCAGATACACACTGTATACAAATATATCCTCTTCCCTCCATTGAAAGTTATCTgattgtaaatttttaaaattaaatgggCAGTGTCAATCATTTGAAAATGCCACTAGTTCACATTCTCAGAATAATTTAATTTACAAAGAGCTTCATATACAGTAACACCAGATACAATaacattggatcctcacaacataTAACAACACAAGCAGGATCAACATTCTCAAGACATTCCCTACTCAAGCCATGATCTTATACTGATAGAGTGACCTGACCAACATCCCTGTAACCAAGACTCAAACTCATCCTGTAATTGGCCATGCTCTGTCCACAGTACTAGGAACtattttattattgattattcACTTGTTTGTATTTATAAGCATGTGTACAAAGCATGGGGTAAGCACAGTTTTGACAAGTGCCCAATGGAAGTAGTATGCTTGGCATTACTATAATGTCATTTTTAGTGGTATTGTTATACAAGTATGAGTTCATGAACTCatataaagaattaatttatTGGAATTCAGACATTACTCAAATGCAAATTTGGttggattttcttttcctttttttttttttaggggttttttgcaaggcaaatggggttaagtggcttgcccaaggccacacagctaggtaattattaagtgtctgagaaaggatttgaacccaggtactcctgactccagggctggtgctttatccactgcgccacctagccacccctggatttTCTTAAACTTAAAATTTTGCCACATCCTCTAGTTAAATTCATTATGCTTATTAAAAATGGTGATTACCAGTTTGTATTCAATGTTAGAAAAATAGTTCCTTTGGGAAGATGCAGGTAAGTTCCTTGATAATAAGGAAGAGATCAACAACTCACACTGGAATAGAAGGTCTCAGAATGATCCCTGATGCAATTAGGTCCAGCCCAGTCTTCTGGCAATGATCTTTCTTCTTAAAAGTGTGCCTCTGCGTCATTGTCCTTGAGTGGCTCTGTGGGCATCTTTTGGAGGATTCCCAGAGTCCAGATCATGGCTTTCTACATTGACTGTTGGTGTCATACTTTTGGAGAAAGGATGCCTTTGAGTAGTGAAGTCTTACATCTTTTCCTGAGGTTCAGATAAGGTACTCAACTCCTCAGGGCCAGGATCTGAATGTCTGTCCCAAAAGGGATGTGACAATCATttatcccctcccccaccccccaatcccTTTCCTCttgctatcctttttttttaaaggtttttgcaaggaaaatggggttaagtggcttgcccaaggccacacaactaggtcatcagtaagtgtctgaggctggatttgaacccaggtactcctgactccagggccactgctctatccactgcaccacctagccgcccctcttgcTATTCTTTTGCTGGACCTCCATTGCACTTTCAATCCTTTCTTCAAATGTCACTTGTTGACTATATTTTTTACTGGATCATggttcttcctctttctctttattgTCCAATTTTGACACATTATCACagtcattcttatttttattttaggtttttgcaaggcaatggggttaagtggcttgcccaaggccacatggctaggtaattattaagtgtctgag
This region includes:
- the LOC141510117 gene encoding uncharacterized protein LOC141510117, with the protein product MTFLTPPFPKENKLQAVLHPFPSLFLMARTCSSQRKFDLPWKLEQEDPRTSCADGETKLEKRKAVAKLSISLEESGQQRFMKNGHCDFSLREICDSDNKTGKKQKNNYDFDKAGNCFKQYSVLIHCKKITSGNDYFQENKYRECSTKLVEVVESHEEPPEVQTFQCEMAFSLTSDLIRPQKRHIGEKLYICNEDEKSFNCNSKLIDHQKMHKEKKCYGCNECGKACLISHQRIQTREKSPEFHQCGKTFSENSSFIFHQRRHTGKKLYECTHCRKTFRQKYSLSEHQRIHTGEKPYECNQCGKSFRQSSNLAEHKRIHTGEKPYECNECGKFQTQLKPC